In one Echinicola marina genomic region, the following are encoded:
- a CDS encoding sensor histidine kinase, protein MFKEKKRWYQHILVGLMLNLLILLAIVFFGKTEQPWYAFFFLMLLYPVWIPPKKRHFGIYALSSSAVIFIAYLWMYEENGLEAVALYPAFTWIILIFMVLYFHFNYKKKIQNIQQERKRLFAMFENVSEAILMVNEAGEIEMANKHCLKLFKYDEAALLGKPVEVLIPGKYSQSHIYARRKYLKSPKNRPMGEGLELFGLDKEGVAFPVEVSLGYFRENNRTKVIAFIIDITARKQAETQLQKINAVLESKVRERTADLEDALRVLEGNNEEFKKMEVELIKSLEKERELGELKSRFMTMASHEFRTPLSTILSSVFLLENFVKEGNPDDKGIHLQRIRRSVNNMTAILNDFFSLSKLDEGRIVPHLSDTNVREFVDGVLEDVENIKKKGQEIMVDYKDLESLLQVDQQSLRHIITNLLSNAIKFSDKNGKVELKVYCRDNYLELEVKDSGIGIPEEDMKHLFNRFFRAKNATNIEGTGLGLSIVKRYVEILKGRIQVESKLDEGTVFKVQVPLQHEQHDYT, encoded by the coding sequence ATGTTTAAAGAAAAGAAAAGATGGTATCAACATATTTTAGTTGGGCTTATGCTCAATTTACTGATACTACTTGCTATTGTCTTTTTTGGAAAAACTGAGCAACCTTGGTATGCATTTTTCTTTTTGATGCTGCTTTATCCTGTATGGATACCGCCTAAGAAGCGTCATTTTGGTATTTATGCCCTTAGTTCAAGCGCAGTGATTTTTATCGCTTACCTGTGGATGTATGAGGAAAATGGTTTAGAAGCTGTCGCCCTTTATCCTGCATTTACATGGATCATATTGATATTTATGGTTCTCTATTTTCACTTTAATTACAAAAAGAAAATCCAAAACATACAGCAAGAGCGAAAAAGACTGTTTGCTATGTTTGAAAATGTTTCAGAGGCTATTCTTATGGTAAATGAAGCAGGCGAAATAGAAATGGCCAATAAACATTGCTTGAAATTATTCAAATATGATGAGGCCGCATTGCTGGGTAAACCGGTGGAGGTTCTGATCCCGGGCAAATATTCCCAAAGTCATATATATGCCCGAAGGAAATATTTAAAATCGCCAAAGAATCGACCAATGGGGGAAGGCTTGGAGCTTTTTGGCCTAGACAAAGAAGGGGTAGCTTTCCCTGTGGAGGTAAGCTTGGGCTATTTCAGAGAAAACAACAGGACTAAGGTAATTGCTTTTATCATAGACATTACGGCAAGGAAACAAGCAGAAACACAGTTGCAAAAAATAAATGCTGTGCTTGAATCAAAGGTTAGGGAAAGGACTGCTGATTTGGAAGATGCTTTGAGGGTTTTAGAGGGAAATAATGAGGAATTTAAAAAGATGGAGGTGGAACTAATAAAGTCCTTGGAGAAAGAACGCGAATTGGGTGAGTTAAAATCCCGGTTCATGACCATGGCTTCCCATGAGTTTCGTACCCCTCTAAGTACCATACTTTCATCTGTGTTTTTATTGGAAAATTTTGTAAAGGAAGGAAATCCAGATGATAAGGGAATCCACTTACAAAGGATAAGGAGATCGGTCAATAACATGACTGCTATTCTCAATGATTTTTTCTCCTTGAGCAAGTTGGATGAGGGGCGTATTGTCCCTCATTTAAGCGACACCAATGTCAGAGAGTTTGTCGATGGCGTATTGGAGGACGTTGAAAACATTAAGAAAAAAGGACAGGAAATTATGGTAGATTATAAAGATTTAGAATCTCTACTGCAAGTCGATCAACAGAGTTTAAGGCATATCATCACTAATTTGCTGTCCAATGCGATCAAATTTTCTGACAAAAACGGTAAGGTGGAATTGAAAGTATATTGTAGGGATAATTACTTAGAACTGGAAGTAAAAGATTCAGGGATTGGGATTCCCGAGGAGGACATGAAACATTTGTTCAACAGGTTTTTTAGGGCTAAAAATGCCACCAATATAGAAGGGACCGGTCTGGGACTTAGTATAGTCAAAAGGTATGTGGAAATATTGAAAGGGCGAATACAGGTCGAGAGTAAACTGGATGAGGGCACGGTCTTCAAAGTTCAGGTTCCATTGCAACATGAGCAACATGATTATACATGA
- a CDS encoding universal stress protein, translated as MKKILVPVDFSKYSENAFLSALKIAEKLDARLSLVNVVNTMLEWDKLSTDEKTKYKDIIDQEVEAKEKLEAFVQGHHIGKVPVDIVIKVGVPFEEILSLAQKEEIELIVIGAYGRGTEGEKFIGSNIQKVIRKASCPVLAVKHALDGNSWRKMAITTSLNSQLDENLDKLIPLFDGFHPSLHLLYINTPEHFMADSKTEILLEELAQKFNGFTVHQHIYNHPQVENGIVDFCKSRNIGWITIVSDHKGENSSYQIGVTDTVLFKTALPVLSLHAG; from the coding sequence ATGAAAAAGATACTTGTTCCTGTTGATTTCTCTAAATATTCAGAAAATGCCTTTTTAAGTGCTTTAAAAATAGCCGAAAAACTGGATGCCCGGCTAAGTTTGGTGAATGTGGTCAACACCATGTTGGAATGGGATAAACTTTCGACGGATGAAAAGACCAAATATAAGGATATCATTGACCAAGAAGTGGAGGCAAAAGAAAAATTGGAGGCTTTTGTACAAGGCCATCATATAGGAAAAGTTCCTGTTGATATAGTCATTAAGGTAGGAGTGCCTTTTGAGGAAATCTTGTCATTGGCCCAAAAAGAGGAAATTGAATTGATTGTGATCGGTGCATATGGTAGGGGTACTGAAGGAGAGAAATTTATAGGTTCTAATATCCAAAAAGTCATCAGGAAAGCCTCTTGTCCTGTTTTGGCCGTGAAGCATGCACTTGACGGTAATTCTTGGAGGAAAATGGCCATCACTACCTCTTTGAATAGCCAACTTGATGAGAATCTGGATAAGTTGATCCCTCTTTTCGATGGTTTTCATCCTTCGCTCCACCTGCTGTATATCAACACACCGGAACACTTTATGGCAGATAGTAAAACAGAAATTTTATTGGAGGAATTGGCCCAAAAATTCAATGGATTTACCGTACATCAGCATATATATAATCATCCCCAAGTCGAAAATGGAATAGTGGACTTTTGTAAGTCTAGAAATATAGGTTGGATTACGATTGTTTCAGATCATAAGGGAGAAAACAGTAGCTATCAGATAGGCGTTACCGACACGGTGTTATTTAAAACAGCGCTTCCTGTTTTAAGTCTACATGCTGGATGA
- a CDS encoding sulfatase family protein: MKKSLLFFLLLGISINAFSQKEKQSKPNVIFIMADDMGYGDPQCYNSDSKIPTPNMNRLASEGMMFMNAHTASSVCTPSRYSFITGKYAWRSNLKREVLWSTYNDPLIDKSEVTIADMLKDQGYATAVVGKWHLGINFLKNQGFGYVQAKDWHEQGLKGTRDVNFMNPSYGGPNDLGFDYFFGSGGGHNMEPHVFIENRYTYGLPTIWREKGQPSKEGISASEVHEGWMVEGWDDTEIGPTLTEKSLQFIEENTALGKPFFLYLPTVAPHRPCTPADFAKGKSQAGERGDMVYEFDWSVGQIMEKLEELGIAENTILIVSSDNGATPTSDDGKNYGHNSCGDLKGFKASLNEGGHRVPFIVRWPSEVKPSTQNNGMISLMDIYATLSEVLGTEDPNGDGISFLSSLKNERAPAKRTEMVHHTYSGGFALTDGDWKIIPHRSNKDGSWDFELYNIKEDPNEKNNLSSKMPEKIKELMDKLNENISS, from the coding sequence ATGAAAAAAAGTTTGTTGTTCTTTTTGCTTCTTGGGATTTCAATAAACGCTTTTTCGCAAAAGGAAAAGCAGTCAAAACCCAATGTTATCTTTATTATGGCTGATGATATGGGGTATGGAGACCCCCAATGCTATAATAGTGATTCTAAAATACCTACGCCAAACATGAACCGTTTGGCAAGTGAAGGAATGATGTTTATGAATGCTCATACAGCCTCATCGGTTTGCACCCCTTCACGGTATAGTTTTATTACCGGTAAATATGCATGGAGGTCAAATTTGAAGCGGGAGGTGCTTTGGTCCACCTATAATGACCCTTTGATCGATAAATCAGAGGTGACCATTGCCGATATGCTTAAAGATCAGGGTTACGCTACGGCGGTGGTTGGAAAATGGCATCTAGGAATAAATTTCCTTAAAAATCAGGGATTTGGATATGTTCAAGCTAAAGATTGGCATGAACAAGGATTGAAAGGTACGCGTGATGTGAATTTTATGAACCCTTCATACGGTGGGCCAAATGATTTAGGTTTTGACTATTTTTTTGGATCAGGAGGAGGCCACAATATGGAACCTCATGTTTTTATAGAAAATCGGTATACCTATGGTTTGCCTACAATATGGAGAGAAAAGGGACAGCCGTCCAAAGAAGGGATTTCGGCTAGTGAAGTACATGAAGGCTGGATGGTTGAAGGCTGGGATGATACGGAGATAGGTCCTACACTTACAGAAAAATCACTTCAATTTATTGAAGAAAATACAGCACTAGGGAAGCCCTTTTTCTTATACCTTCCAACAGTTGCTCCTCATAGACCTTGTACCCCTGCTGATTTTGCCAAAGGCAAAAGTCAGGCAGGAGAAAGAGGAGATATGGTTTATGAGTTTGATTGGTCAGTAGGACAAATTATGGAAAAGTTAGAAGAATTAGGAATTGCTGAGAATACGATACTGATTGTTTCGAGCGACAATGGTGCAACTCCGACCAGTGATGATGGTAAAAATTACGGGCATAATTCCTGTGGGGATTTAAAAGGTTTCAAGGCTTCCTTGAATGAAGGAGGACATAGGGTGCCTTTTATTGTAAGATGGCCTAGTGAAGTTAAACCAAGTACCCAAAACAATGGAATGATAAGCTTAATGGATATATATGCTACCTTATCAGAAGTTTTAGGTACTGAGGATCCTAATGGTGACGGTATAAGTTTTTTATCCTCATTGAAAAATGAAAGAGCGCCTGCTAAAAGGACGGAAATGGTTCATCATACTTATTCGGGAGGCTTTGCTTTAACAGATGGTGATTGGAAAATAATTCCGCATAGATCCAATAAGGATGGATCTTGGGATTTTGAACTATATAATATCAAAGAAGATCCTAATGAAAAGAATAATTTATCCAGTAAGATGCCTGAAAAAATTAAGGAGTTGATGGACAAACTCAATGAGAATATTTCCAGTTAA
- a CDS encoding cation-translocating P-type ATPase, with product MKYYHQLSTDEVLKELNSSQYSGLSEEEISNRRAIYGWNEFAQGKRISLIGLFFKQFKSWLVIILLIAAAISYLTGHSIDTYVILFVVLVNALIGFVQEFRAERAVHSLREMLVPQARVIRHGQTSIIPSRELVPGDILILEEGGSIAADARIIESNSLRVNESALTGESIPVEKVIGVLPAGTVLPDRNNMLWKGTFVSAGFGMGVVTEIGSKTELGKIAQTISEIKVEKTNFQKKTDKLASQMAMLAIGGTLFLFFVGYFFSDFELGDLAMVSLAMMVSAVPEGLPAVLSIVLAIGSHRMVKRNAIIREISSVETLGAVTSIITDKTGTLTQNTLTARKIYMIGQEEFMVEGDGWTSKGGRLTSSQGAGNMSNQQLKKLIQVVAICNNAAFKENGSRDAEEIIGDPTEGALLVLAKKSGMLDTNEFGSIRQLKDFPFNSSNKLRASLCEVDASNELFVVGAAEKIVALSNSVLRSEGIDDLGTEEKNSINQKINIWSSEAMRVIGVAYKGQVAQFTALNPEVLDELIFVGIVGIVDPLRPGVHEAIQKCKAAGIRVVMATGDHINTATAIARAAGITDQRGGETLALSETELEKLDEGDFQKVIQEVNVFARLSPLMKLKIAQSLQDSGELIAMTGDGVNDAPALKKADVGVSMGIMGTDVAREASKMVLVDDNFSTIVSAIEEGRIVFNNARNTSFFLVTTNFAEVVTMVILILLGYPLPLTAIQILWLNLVTDGFGDLALAAEKGHGDELKKNPISKDENILNQKVLPFLLMMSIIMVGLCILIYFWNMNEGIEKVRTAVFVTMSTTQLFNLFNMRSLDRSVFSIGFFSNRWVHLSFILSLAVEVLIIEIPFFQRIFDFVHLGFLEFLGLILISSSVLWVGELYKLFRKRYPSNKIGSLYH from the coding sequence ATGAAATATTATCACCAACTTTCGACCGATGAAGTTTTAAAGGAACTGAACAGCTCCCAGTACTCAGGCCTGTCCGAAGAAGAAATTTCAAATCGAAGAGCAATCTATGGTTGGAATGAATTTGCTCAAGGGAAAAGGATTTCATTGATAGGTTTATTTTTCAAGCAGTTTAAAAGTTGGCTGGTCATTATTTTGCTTATCGCAGCGGCCATATCTTATTTAACAGGCCATAGTATAGATACCTATGTGATTTTATTTGTAGTTCTGGTGAATGCACTGATTGGATTTGTACAGGAGTTCAGGGCTGAAAGAGCGGTGCATTCCCTCAGGGAAATGTTAGTACCACAGGCCAGGGTAATTAGGCATGGTCAGACTTCAATAATCCCCTCAAGGGAATTGGTTCCGGGGGATATTTTGATTTTGGAGGAGGGGGGGAGTATTGCGGCGGATGCTCGGATAATTGAATCCAATAGTTTAAGGGTAAATGAATCAGCTTTGACTGGGGAGTCCATACCTGTGGAGAAAGTCATTGGTGTATTGCCTGCTGGTACTGTTCTCCCCGATAGAAATAATATGCTTTGGAAGGGGACATTTGTGTCTGCAGGTTTTGGAATGGGGGTTGTAACTGAAATAGGGAGTAAAACTGAGTTGGGGAAAATCGCCCAGACGATCTCTGAGATAAAAGTAGAAAAAACCAATTTCCAGAAAAAGACAGATAAGCTGGCCAGCCAAATGGCCATGTTAGCAATCGGAGGCACCCTGTTTCTCTTTTTTGTAGGTTATTTTTTTAGTGATTTTGAGTTGGGAGATCTAGCGATGGTTTCACTGGCCATGATGGTTTCTGCTGTACCTGAAGGCTTACCGGCTGTACTTTCCATTGTTTTGGCCATTGGTTCGCATAGGATGGTCAAAAGAAATGCCATCATAAGGGAAATAAGTTCAGTGGAAACCCTAGGGGCTGTAACATCGATCATCACGGACAAAACTGGTACTTTGACCCAAAATACCTTAACGGCTAGAAAAATATATATGATTGGGCAAGAGGAGTTTATGGTGGAAGGAGATGGGTGGACTTCTAAAGGAGGGCGTTTAACCTCGAGTCAAGGAGCTGGTAATATGTCCAATCAACAACTAAAAAAGCTGATTCAGGTAGTAGCAATTTGTAATAACGCCGCTTTCAAAGAAAATGGATCAAGAGATGCGGAGGAGATTATAGGTGATCCTACAGAAGGAGCTTTATTGGTATTGGCAAAAAAATCCGGGATGCTGGATACCAATGAATTTGGTTCAATCAGGCAACTTAAGGATTTTCCTTTCAACTCAAGTAATAAGTTGAGAGCAAGTCTATGTGAGGTAGATGCGTCCAATGAGCTTTTTGTAGTCGGGGCAGCAGAAAAAATTGTAGCATTATCCAATAGTGTTTTACGCAGTGAAGGCATAGATGATCTCGGTACTGAGGAGAAAAACTCCATCAACCAAAAGATCAATATTTGGTCCAGTGAAGCTATGAGGGTAATCGGTGTCGCGTATAAAGGGCAGGTAGCCCAGTTTACAGCGCTAAATCCCGAAGTATTGGATGAGCTGATATTTGTTGGGATCGTTGGAATAGTAGACCCACTTAGGCCTGGGGTTCATGAGGCTATCCAAAAATGTAAAGCAGCGGGAATAAGGGTGGTGATGGCCACAGGTGATCATATTAATACAGCTACAGCCATTGCAAGGGCTGCGGGGATCACAGACCAAAGGGGAGGAGAAACCTTGGCCTTATCAGAAACTGAGTTGGAAAAATTGGATGAAGGAGATTTTCAAAAGGTAATACAGGAAGTGAATGTTTTTGCGCGACTCAGCCCATTGATGAAACTGAAAATAGCCCAAAGCCTTCAGGATTCAGGGGAACTGATCGCAATGACCGGGGATGGGGTTAACGATGCTCCAGCTCTCAAAAAGGCCGATGTGGGTGTTTCTATGGGCATCATGGGAACCGATGTGGCCAGGGAAGCCTCAAAAATGGTCTTGGTAGATGATAATTTTAGTACGATTGTCAGTGCGATAGAAGAGGGAAGAATAGTCTTTAATAATGCCCGCAATACCAGCTTCTTTTTGGTAACGACCAATTTTGCAGAGGTAGTGACCATGGTTATTTTGATCTTATTAGGCTATCCCTTACCCTTGACCGCTATCCAGATTCTTTGGCTCAATTTGGTGACAGATGGATTTGGTGACTTGGCATTGGCCGCCGAAAAAGGCCATGGGGATGAATTGAAAAAAAATCCGATTTCTAAAGATGAAAATATCCTTAACCAGAAAGTGCTCCCATTTCTATTGATGATGTCAATTATCATGGTGGGACTGTGTATATTGATTTATTTTTGGAATATGAATGAAGGCATAGAAAAAGTCCGGACAGCGGTATTTGTAACCATGTCCACTACCCAGTTATTTAACCTGTTCAATATGAGATCGCTCGATAGATCTGTTTTTAGTATTGGTTTTTTTAGTAATCGATGGGTGCATTTAAGTTTTATATTGTCTTTGGCAGTTGAAGTGTTGATTATTGAAATTCCATTTTTCCAAAGAATATTCGATTTTGTTCATTTAGGCTTCCTTGAATTTTTGGGCTTGATTTTGATTTCATCATCCGTACTTTGGGTTGGAGAATTATACAAACTATTTAGGAAACGCTATCCAAGCAATAAAATTGGTAGCTTATATCATTAA
- a CDS encoding RagB/SusD family nutrient uptake outer membrane protein has product MEEMVGGGATDYLLHEVWSSSQNDVRNSTNNIIRDIKADNPDSKYYGQNIVESGAINSFPNALSRWWSAIFAKTTPINNFPDEVILDKSTGLVSGGAAFTYRDHYIFRLAETYLLRAEAYLGKGDMANAANDINIIRARSNAEPVLPSDVDIDYILDERARELHFETPRLLTLMRLGKLAEKVKERDPMHNGKYANHGVSEKHNRWPIPQSEIERNTEAVLEQNPGY; this is encoded by the coding sequence ATGGAGGAGATGGTGGGGGGGGGTGCAACTGATTATCTTTTACATGAAGTATGGTCTTCAAGTCAAAATGATGTGCGAAACTCTACAAATAATATTATAAGGGATATAAAAGCTGATAATCCAGATTCAAAATACTATGGACAAAATATTGTTGAAAGTGGTGCAATAAACTCTTTTCCTAATGCCTTAAGTAGGTGGTGGTCCGCCATATTTGCCAAAACGACCCCCATTAATAATTTTCCAGATGAAGTAATACTTGATAAATCTACTGGGCTCGTCTCAGGAGGCGCTGCTTTCACTTACAGAGATCATTATATATTTCGACTGGCTGAAACTTATCTTTTAAGGGCGGAAGCATATCTAGGAAAGGGAGATATGGCAAATGCTGCAAATGACATTAACATCATTAGAGCTAGGTCAAATGCGGAACCAGTATTACCTTCGGATGTTGATATAGATTATATATTGGATGAACGGGCAAGAGAGTTGCATTTTGAGACACCTAGACTCTTGACTCTAATGCGTTTGGGAAAACTAGCAGAAAAAGTAAAAGAAAGAGACCCGATGCATAATGGGAAATATGCAAATCATGGCGTTTCGGAAAAGCACAACAGGTGGCCGATTCCTCAAAGTGAAATAGAGCGTAACACTGAAGCAGTACTGGAACAAAATCCAGGATATTGA
- a CDS encoding RagB/SusD family nutrient uptake outer membrane protein: MKKTLYIFALILMVTVSCNESDWLAEETFDFYSANNSYNTEDQFNAAVARLYEKVEPFYTFWPPYLGNAFFYTSDIAYDAISVTHQLNSYEDKLIPEATMVSTYWQRFYSNIYDANVIINRIEGENTQFSSEASRNALKAEAMFFRAYNYRFLNILFKGVPLVTEEIRAPKRDFVRASEQEIWDLVVSDLLFAEENLPNVTELEEDGRLTKAAVRHLLAEVYISKGEYDKAIEKATAVIDDPNYALMKTRFGTRQNEEGDVYWDLFRRGNQNRKSSGNTESIWVKQYEYLVEGGGQDYRLTWVYVPNYPLLKDEDGKSLFIGPTSQNGGDGGGGCN; the protein is encoded by the coding sequence ATGAAAAAAACACTATATATATTTGCTTTGATCTTGATGGTTACTGTTTCATGTAATGAATCTGATTGGCTTGCTGAAGAGACTTTTGATTTTTATTCAGCGAATAATTCTTATAATACTGAGGATCAGTTTAATGCTGCTGTAGCAAGACTGTATGAGAAAGTAGAGCCTTTTTACACCTTTTGGCCCCCGTATTTAGGGAACGCGTTTTTTTATACGTCTGATATTGCATATGACGCCATTTCAGTTACTCATCAGCTCAATTCTTATGAAGATAAATTGATTCCTGAAGCAACTATGGTTAGTACTTATTGGCAAAGATTTTATTCAAATATTTATGATGCCAATGTAATTATTAACAGGATAGAAGGTGAGAATACCCAGTTTTCTTCGGAAGCATCTAGAAATGCATTAAAGGCAGAAGCCATGTTTTTCAGGGCCTATAATTATCGCTTCTTAAATATTTTGTTTAAAGGAGTCCCGCTGGTTACTGAGGAAATTCGGGCCCCAAAGAGAGACTTTGTTCGAGCTTCAGAACAAGAAATTTGGGACTTGGTAGTTAGTGATTTGCTCTTCGCTGAAGAGAATTTGCCTAACGTGACCGAATTGGAAGAGGATGGGCGATTAACGAAGGCTGCAGTTAGACATTTATTAGCAGAAGTGTATATCTCCAAAGGCGAATATGATAAAGCTATTGAGAAAGCGACTGCTGTAATAGATGATCCCAATTATGCCTTGATGAAAACACGATTTGGTACTCGACAAAATGAGGAAGGAGATGTTTATTGGGATTTGTTTAGAAGAGGCAATCAAAATCGAAAGAGTAGTGGAAATACAGAAAGTATCTGGGTCAAGCAATATGAATATTTGGTAGAAGGTGGAGGACAAGATTATCGTCTAACATGGGTATATGTTCCCAATTACCCTTTATTAAAAGATGAAGATGGCAAGTCCTTATTTATTGGACCAACTTCCCAAAATGGAGGAGATGGTGGGGGGGGGTGCAACTGA
- a CDS encoding glycerophosphodiester phosphodiesterase family protein: MLNLRNLRGLALSFFAFLIVCSSQAQVEAIKERFHKSDELMVAAHRAAHRYHPENSLGAIQEAIRLGVDIVELDIRVSKDGMPLIMHDQTVDRTTTGTGDVELLNWDYLKSLNLKFDGTPSSAKIPTLREALLVCKGNIMVDMDMKTDQVDAVLEVVKELEMEEDLIFFDSDWEILAAIQASIPEAILMPRAYKAGDIKKLAKKFKPSVIHIDPSFYSTKTITMADKYQLRIWINSLGDLDQELDKSKDKEKAAAWISKGANIVQTDLPAFWVGINSKASSLAAY, encoded by the coding sequence ATGCTCAATCTTAGAAATTTAAGAGGACTCGCGCTATCTTTTTTTGCGTTTTTGATCGTATGTTCCAGTCAGGCCCAAGTAGAGGCAATTAAGGAGCGTTTTCATAAGTCAGATGAATTGATGGTGGCAGCGCATAGGGCTGCACATCGGTACCATCCAGAAAACAGTTTGGGAGCTATTCAGGAAGCTATCCGCTTGGGTGTAGATATTGTAGAACTTGATATAAGGGTAAGCAAAGATGGCATGCCTTTGATCATGCATGACCAAACAGTGGACAGGACTACCACAGGAACTGGAGATGTGGAATTGTTGAATTGGGATTATCTGAAAAGTCTTAACCTTAAATTTGATGGGACACCAAGTTCTGCCAAAATCCCTACTCTGAGAGAGGCCTTGCTGGTCTGTAAAGGTAATATAATGGTGGATATGGATATGAAAACAGATCAGGTTGATGCAGTATTAGAGGTGGTCAAAGAACTGGAGATGGAAGAGGATTTGATATTTTTTGATTCAGATTGGGAAATATTGGCAGCCATACAAGCATCCATTCCCGAAGCTATATTGATGCCAAGAGCATATAAAGCGGGAGATATCAAGAAACTGGCCAAAAAGTTCAAGCCAAGCGTTATTCATATAGATCCCAGTTTTTATAGTACCAAGACCATAACAATGGCCGATAAATACCAGCTGAGAATCTGGATCAATTCTCTTGGGGACTTGGACCAGGAATTGGATAAATCCAAAGATAAGGAAAAAGCAGCAGCATGGATCAGCAAAGGTGCCAATATCGTCCAGACAGATCTGCCCGCCTTTTGGGTGGGCATCAATTCAAAAGCTTCCAGTTTAGCAGCATATTAG
- a CDS encoding PhoPQ-activated pathogenicity-related family protein — MKMLKPAFKLTFVILFLFSIKAKAQYPDQAIDKYLNKATPEFYAECIEKIDLKNHTQYELTLTSQRWMDYTWKHRLVILAPSNINYDKSLLYIGGGNLEDGEPVKSDRENQTIEKLEKIAHKNACVVAAVFQVPNQPLFDGRIEDEIISLTLHQFQETGNEEWPLLFPMVKSVQKAMDVVSKFSQYQLGVEINDFVLTGLSKRGWTTWLTGVKDKRVSGIAPMVIDVLNMAKSLQYQIEMWQNYSPEIQDYVDLGIPQQSNTPAGQSITNMVDPFAYKQFLTMPKMVFMGTNDPYWPIDAAKNYWDEIPGDNRLIYIPNVEHGLGNGQTAFQNLSAFLEYQCTGAILPQPALSVEKSKENEIILINIAGNKKADYIEFWEASSLEDMDFREEVWKSRRIKNDQMIVPLPKTGQKAFYLAYHYTSPEGKSYYLSSQVIRCDQNGIIP; from the coding sequence ATGAAAATGCTTAAACCTGCTTTCAAATTAACTTTTGTCATTCTTTTCTTATTTTCCATCAAGGCAAAGGCTCAATACCCTGACCAGGCCATTGATAAATACCTCAACAAAGCCACCCCGGAATTCTATGCGGAATGTATCGAAAAAATTGATTTAAAAAACCACACTCAGTATGAATTAACACTTACTTCACAAAGGTGGATGGATTACACTTGGAAACATCGTTTGGTTATCCTTGCCCCTTCAAACATCAATTATGATAAATCCCTGTTATACATTGGTGGCGGAAATCTAGAAGATGGAGAACCCGTAAAAAGTGACCGGGAAAATCAAACCATAGAAAAACTAGAAAAAATAGCCCATAAAAATGCATGTGTGGTAGCTGCTGTTTTTCAGGTTCCTAACCAACCCCTCTTTGACGGAAGAATCGAAGATGAAATCATCTCCCTTACCTTACATCAGTTTCAAGAAACCGGAAATGAAGAATGGCCACTATTATTCCCCATGGTAAAATCAGTCCAAAAAGCCATGGATGTGGTCTCAAAATTCTCCCAATATCAACTGGGGGTTGAAATAAATGATTTTGTCCTCACAGGCCTATCCAAAAGAGGCTGGACGACCTGGCTCACAGGAGTAAAAGACAAAAGGGTCAGTGGGATAGCTCCTATGGTAATTGATGTACTGAATATGGCCAAGAGCTTGCAATACCAAATTGAAATGTGGCAAAATTACAGCCCAGAAATCCAGGACTATGTGGATTTGGGCATCCCTCAACAATCCAATACCCCCGCTGGACAGTCCATCACCAATATGGTTGACCCATTTGCTTACAAACAATTCCTGACCATGCCCAAAATGGTCTTTATGGGCACCAATGATCCTTACTGGCCCATCGATGCAGCAAAAAATTATTGGGATGAGATACCTGGGGACAATAGATTGATCTATATCCCCAATGTAGAACATGGTTTGGGGAACGGTCAGACCGCTTTCCAAAATTTAAGCGCATTCCTTGAATATCAATGCACCGGGGCAATTTTACCTCAACCGGCCTTATCTGTAGAAAAATCAAAAGAGAACGAAATCATCTTAATAAATATAGCTGGAAATAAAAAAGCAGACTATATCGAATTTTGGGAAGCTTCCTCTCTGGAAGATATGGATTTTCGAGAAGAGGTATGGAAATCCAGAAGAATAAAAAATGACCAGATGATCGTTCCTTTACCAAAAACAGGCCAAAAAGCATTTTACCTTGCTTATCATTATACAAGTCCTGAAGGGAAAAGCTATTACCTATCTAGTCAGGTCATCCGCTGTGACCAAAACGGTATTATCCCTTGA
- a CDS encoding YgaP family membrane protein, with translation MKSNMGILDRGIRMSIAIVLIILASGGFVIGFWSTILIILGGILLFTGAFGYCPLYSVLGISSCARGKTESR, from the coding sequence ATGAAATCTAACATGGGAATATTAGATAGAGGAATCAGGATGTCCATAGCTATTGTACTTATCATACTGGCATCAGGAGGTTTTGTTATTGGCTTTTGGAGCACCATACTGATTATCCTTGGAGGTATATTATTATTTACCGGAGCATTTGGATACTGTCCCCTTTATTCAGTTTTGGGTATTTCTAGCTGCGCAAGAGGGAAAACAGAAAGCAGGTGA